The proteins below come from a single Parazoarcus communis genomic window:
- the brxC gene encoding BREX system P-loop protein BrxC, which translates to MQIRELFTKPIDRPINGVIKADQKDEESIWQELDEYVVTRQLTEYFRRFFDVYLASFDNPSDPVLAARMGAWVSGFFGSGKSHFIKILSYLLENFEATHPTTGDRKRAVAFFDEHKIKDAMLLADIQRAARCSADVILFNIDAKADSKDERDVILKVFLRVFNEKLGFSGDAPHIAHMERYLVEKGAYETFKVAFAEKNGSSWEDERDAVDFLRDEVVHALSVALKQSEDSAGQWFDRARDDYKINIESFARLVRDYLDTRPTGHRIIFLVDEVGQFIGDNTQLMLTLQTITEQLGTATQGRAWVIVTSQEDIDAALGEANKAKSQDFSKIQGRFHTRLSLASSNTDEVIGERLLSKTEAAHKVLRDTFEKSGDIINNQLAFVGNSVNLRGYKDAAEFVGVYPYAPYQFTLLQKIFESIRKVGATGKHLSRGERSLLDAFQSATVRNKGRDVGLLIPLYDFYPSIESFIDTVAKRSIDEAPQNGALEAFDVLLLKALFLIRYIGDIVKPNVDNLATLCVDRIDTDKLALKRQIQESLARLEQQRLVSRNGDLWFFLTNEERDVAREISNVEVSSAEKSRLLGELLFDDLLQGTTRIRHRDTKGDYDINRLLDGAPYKNASHELSVEVITPLGDDWEGLSDARAVLRSSEGEGRAVVRLAEGERFDLELTLYRQIEKYIDSPKASNATPSLRTILLNRKDENRERRTRLREQLSTMLVQGDFHALGQRVELKSTNPTSLLDELGNYLITNTYTKLGYLKHRNTDPQTEIRAVLQADDVSQRKLALGGEEGNPLALTELREYLQIKASHSRVMLDEVVNRFAGIPWGWKPEWEIVLLVARLFMAGEIKLVMNSADLDPHAAIEPLTKAVRFKQVSILKRKVADADSLKKARKLHQDLFSSLPPDDEDGLVTTTRENLAAWQTELKGYAHVAATKYHPGKALIDTAVSRIAKQLAVADSFEFVDAMVKAKDDWLDLADDIHDVTSFYKTQVATWRRLLDALDRFADNRDALDKDTKAAVALISLDAIRDNPAPWGVVSQIEPLIATVEAVNESLAQSKREHALLSIDAKIAEVGRALDAAHASDLLRNRALLKLQELKTKVAGLASIPMIFYCQDQAGDALDAAMAMIEAATPKPGPNTLGEKGGGAAASTNTTTTTTTSTLTTSPPVVAPKPTQVVRAADCTSKTYLETEQDVDAYLARLKAELLKVIQAGQRARLQ; encoded by the coding sequence ATGCAGATCAGGGAGCTGTTCACCAAACCCATCGACCGTCCCATCAATGGTGTGATCAAGGCCGACCAGAAAGACGAAGAGAGCATCTGGCAGGAGCTCGACGAATACGTCGTCACCCGCCAGCTCACCGAGTACTTTCGTCGCTTCTTCGATGTCTACCTCGCGTCGTTCGACAACCCCAGCGATCCGGTGCTTGCTGCGCGCATGGGCGCATGGGTGTCGGGCTTCTTTGGTTCGGGCAAGTCGCACTTCATCAAGATCCTGTCCTACTTGCTCGAAAACTTCGAAGCAACCCACCCGACAACGGGCGACAGGAAGCGCGCGGTGGCTTTCTTCGACGAGCACAAGATCAAGGATGCGATGCTGCTTGCCGACATCCAGCGTGCTGCGCGCTGCAGTGCGGACGTCATTCTGTTCAACATCGACGCCAAGGCCGACAGCAAAGACGAGCGCGACGTCATCCTCAAGGTCTTCCTGCGCGTCTTTAACGAAAAGCTCGGCTTCAGTGGCGATGCACCCCACATCGCGCACATGGAACGCTACCTGGTCGAGAAGGGCGCCTACGAAACCTTCAAGGTCGCGTTTGCCGAGAAAAACGGTTCCAGCTGGGAAGACGAGCGTGATGCGGTCGACTTTCTGCGCGACGAGGTCGTGCATGCGCTGTCGGTCGCGCTCAAGCAAAGCGAGGATTCCGCCGGCCAGTGGTTCGACCGCGCCCGCGACGACTACAAGATCAACATCGAATCCTTCGCCCGCCTCGTGCGCGACTACCTCGACACCCGACCCACCGGCCACCGCATCATCTTTCTGGTGGACGAAGTCGGCCAGTTCATCGGTGACAACACCCAGCTGATGCTCACCCTGCAAACCATTACCGAACAGCTCGGCACGGCCACGCAGGGCAGGGCATGGGTCATCGTGACCAGCCAGGAAGACATCGACGCCGCGCTGGGCGAGGCCAACAAGGCCAAGTCGCAGGACTTCTCCAAAATTCAGGGGCGCTTTCACACCCGGCTCTCGCTCGCCAGCTCCAACACCGACGAGGTCATCGGCGAGCGCCTGCTGTCAAAAACCGAAGCCGCACACAAGGTCTTGCGCGACACCTTCGAGAAGTCCGGCGACATCATCAACAACCAGCTCGCCTTTGTCGGCAATTCGGTCAATCTGCGTGGCTACAAGGACGCTGCAGAGTTTGTCGGCGTCTATCCCTATGCGCCCTACCAGTTCACCCTGCTGCAGAAGATCTTCGAATCCATCCGCAAGGTCGGCGCCACCGGCAAGCACCTCTCGCGCGGCGAGCGCTCACTGCTCGATGCCTTCCAGTCGGCCACCGTGCGCAACAAGGGGCGCGATGTCGGCCTGCTGATTCCGCTGTACGACTTCTATCCGTCGATCGAAAGCTTCATCGACACCGTTGCCAAGCGCTCCATCGACGAGGCACCGCAAAACGGTGCGCTCGAGGCCTTCGACGTGCTGCTACTGAAGGCGCTCTTTCTCATCCGCTACATCGGCGACATCGTCAAACCCAACGTCGACAACCTCGCCACCCTGTGCGTCGACCGCATCGACACCGACAAGCTCGCCCTCAAACGCCAGATCCAGGAAAGCCTCGCCCGCCTTGAGCAACAACGCCTGGTCAGCCGCAACGGCGACCTGTGGTTCTTCCTCACCAACGAAGAGCGCGACGTCGCCCGCGAAATCAGCAATGTCGAGGTGTCCTCGGCCGAGAAATCCCGCCTGCTGGGCGAGTTGCTGTTCGACGACCTCCTGCAGGGCACCACCCGCATTCGCCACCGCGACACCAAAGGCGACTACGACATCAACCGCCTGCTCGACGGTGCGCCCTATAAAAACGCCAGCCACGAACTCAGCGTCGAAGTCATCACCCCGCTCGGTGACGACTGGGAAGGGCTGAGCGATGCGCGTGCGGTGTTGCGCAGCTCCGAAGGCGAGGGGCGGGCCGTGGTCAGGCTGGCCGAGGGCGAGCGTTTCGATCTTGAGCTCACTCTCTACCGCCAGATCGAGAAGTACATCGACAGCCCCAAGGCCAGCAACGCCACGCCGTCGCTACGCACCATCCTGCTCAACCGCAAGGACGAAAACCGCGAGCGTCGCACCCGCCTGCGCGAGCAGCTCTCCACCATGCTGGTGCAGGGCGACTTTCACGCGCTCGGCCAGCGCGTCGAGCTCAAGTCGACCAACCCCACCAGCCTGCTCGACGAGCTCGGCAACTACCTCATTACCAACACCTACACCAAACTCGGCTACCTCAAGCACCGCAACACCGACCCGCAAACCGAGATCAGGGCGGTGCTGCAAGCCGACGACGTCAGCCAGCGCAAGCTCGCCCTCGGCGGGGAGGAAGGCAACCCGCTCGCACTGACCGAACTGCGCGAATACCTGCAGATCAAGGCCAGCCACAGCCGCGTGATGCTGGACGAAGTGGTCAACCGCTTTGCCGGCATCCCCTGGGGCTGGAAGCCGGAATGGGAAATCGTGCTGCTGGTCGCGCGCCTCTTCATGGCAGGCGAAATCAAGCTGGTGATGAACAGCGCCGATCTCGACCCGCACGCGGCCATCGAGCCCCTTACCAAGGCCGTCCGCTTCAAGCAGGTTTCCATCCTCAAGCGCAAAGTCGCCGACGCCGACAGCCTCAAGAAGGCACGCAAGCTGCACCAGGACCTGTTCTCCAGCCTGCCACCGGACGACGAAGACGGCCTCGTAACCACCACCCGCGAAAATCTCGCCGCCTGGCAGACCGAGCTCAAGGGCTATGCGCATGTGGCTGCCACCAAATACCACCCCGGCAAGGCCCTCATCGACACGGCCGTGAGCCGGATCGCAAAGCAGCTGGCGGTGGCCGACAGCTTCGAGTTCGTCGACGCGATGGTCAAGGCCAAGGATGACTGGCTCGACCTTGCCGACGACATCCACGATGTCACCAGCTTCTACAAAACACAGGTCGCCACCTGGCGCCGCCTGCTCGATGCGCTCGACCGCTTTGCCGACAACCGCGATGCGCTCGACAAGGACACCAAGGCCGCTGTCGCCTTGATCAGCCTCGACGCCATTCGCGACAACCCTGCGCCCTGGGGCGTGGTCAGCCAGATCGAGCCGCTCATCGCCACCGTCGAGGCGGTCAACGAATCGCTCGCCCAGAGCAAGCGCGAACACGCGCTGCTGTCCATCGACGCCAAGATCGCCGAGGTTGGCCGCGCGCTCGACGCCGCCCACGCCAGTGACCTGTTGCGCAACCGCGCCCTGCTCAAGCTGCAAGAGCTCAAGACCAAGGTTGCCGGCCTTGCCAGCATCCCGATGATCTTCTATTGCCAGGACCAGGCCGGCGACGCGCTCGATGCCGCCATGGCAATGATCGAGGCCGCAACCCCCAAGCCCGGCCCCAACACGCTGGGCGAGAAGGGCGGCGGCGCGGCTGCCAGCACGAACACTACGACCACTACGACAACCAGCACGCTCACCACCAGCCCGCCGGTGGTCGCGCCCAAGCCGACACAAGTCGTGCGCGCAGCCGACTGCACCAGCAAGACCTATCTGGAAACGGAGCAGGATGTAGACGCCTACCTCGCCCGCCTCAAGGCCGAACTGCTCAAGGTCATCCAGGCCGGGCAGCGCGCCCGGCTGCAGTAA
- a CDS encoding ribbon-helix-helix domain-containing protein produces MFLAGKGGGRKGDLSRLVHDVVRAATWAAPAC; encoded by the coding sequence ATGTTTCTGGCCGGCAAGGGGGGCGGACGCAAGGGCGATCTGTCACGCCTTGTCCACGACGTGGTGCGCGCGGCCACCTGGGCCGCACCCGCATGCTGA
- the pglX gene encoding BREX-1 system adenine-specific DNA-methyltransferase PglX, producing the protein MNTAKLKSYAPQARKDFIAAVTQRANQLGIAETQGRLEVLPGERRGDVLIIAGREWPAKLAGQRERLVRRIQSEGFAHTMEAVAYTWFNRFAALRYMELHDYLGHGHRVLSSVTAGGLPDILAHATELAANGSLPGLDAGLVADLKLAGNKDGELYRLLLVAQCNALSTAMPFLFERIDDESELLLPDNLIRSDSLTRNLVDAIPEADWADIEIIGWLYQFYISEKKDQVIGKVVKSEDIPAATQLFTPNWIVKYMVQNSLGAQWLATYPASPLKAQMEYYIEPAEQTDEVKAQLAAITAASLDPEALTLIDPACGSGHILVEAYELFKAIYLERGYRQRDVPQLILEKNLFGLDIDERAAQLTGFALFMKGRADDRRLFERGVKLNVMALVDSAGFNAEALATGVALADYGLKAEVLTELKRLFEHATTFGSLIQVPEGLAKKLPALKQLSEASSQDLFVAEALERLVPLVHQAELLATQYDAVVANPPYMGSKGMNSELRVFAKCNYPDAKSDLFACFIERGFSFARHTGHNAMITMQSWMFLSSYELLRERLLLQRTIVTMAHLGAQAFGSISGAIVQTTSCVLRNCALRGYKPAFFRLLDGGEEAKKNLLSKGEGRFSETPQIEFKKICGSPIAYWVGDRVRDAFATNPSLGDLFPSRDGMTTGNNERFLRRWHEVPLLEIGLGAATPQDAVRSARRWFPCNKGGTFRRWYGNNEFLIIWESDGRDIKKDKLDRLARGLCLPSNSKPKNQEFYFRESATWTAISSTSLAVRWSPPGSISETAGPAVYAESETLVVLAFLCTPIATFLSRIINPTVNCKPGNIAALPWKATFPLEHVKVLASKIVEFSRRDWDAYERSWDFETLPLLTASTDPIPTLESSFKAWIIHNRETIAEMKRLEEENNRLFIDAYGLADEITPEVPIEQITLTVNPAYRYGGNLTEEEQWTRFRQDSMEELVSYAIGCMMGRYSLDAPGLIYAHSGNEGFDPTRYTRFPADADGIVPVTDELWFEDDAANRVREFLREVWGAASLEQNMAFLADNLGRKGGEPPDDTIRRYLADKFFKDHLQTYKKRPIYWMFSSGKQGAFQALVYLHRYHEGTLARMRAEYVVPLTGKIQSRIEMLEKDAAAASSTAARNKLSKQIEKLRKKHVELLAYDEKLRHHADMRIKLDLDDGVKVNYGKFGDLLAEVKAVTGGASDE; encoded by the coding sequence ATGAACACCGCCAAACTCAAAAGCTACGCCCCGCAGGCCCGCAAGGATTTCATCGCTGCCGTCACCCAGCGCGCCAACCAGCTCGGCATCGCCGAGACGCAGGGCAGGCTCGAGGTGTTGCCGGGCGAGCGCCGTGGCGATGTGCTCATCATCGCCGGGCGCGAATGGCCCGCAAAGCTCGCCGGCCAGCGTGAGCGCCTCGTCCGCCGCATCCAGTCCGAGGGCTTTGCGCACACCATGGAGGCGGTGGCCTACACCTGGTTCAACCGCTTCGCTGCGCTGCGTTACATGGAGCTGCACGACTACCTCGGTCACGGCCACCGCGTGCTCTCCAGCGTCACCGCCGGCGGCCTGCCGGACATCCTTGCCCACGCCACCGAGCTTGCCGCAAACGGCAGCCTGCCGGGGCTCGACGCCGGCCTCGTCGCCGATCTAAAGCTCGCCGGCAACAAGGACGGCGAGCTCTACCGCCTGCTGCTCGTCGCCCAGTGCAACGCGCTCTCTACCGCCATGCCCTTTCTCTTCGAGCGCATCGACGACGAATCCGAGCTGCTGCTGCCCGACAACCTCATTCGCAGCGATTCGCTCACCCGCAACCTTGTCGACGCCATCCCGGAAGCCGACTGGGCGGATATCGAGATCATCGGCTGGCTTTACCAGTTCTACATCTCGGAGAAAAAAGACCAGGTCATCGGCAAGGTGGTGAAGTCCGAAGACATCCCGGCGGCCACCCAGCTGTTCACGCCCAACTGGATCGTGAAGTACATGGTGCAGAACTCGCTGGGTGCGCAGTGGCTGGCGACCTATCCGGCATCACCGCTCAAGGCGCAGATGGAGTACTACATCGAGCCCGCCGAGCAGACCGACGAGGTCAAGGCCCAGCTTGCCGCCATCACCGCCGCCAGCCTCGACCCCGAAGCGCTGACCCTGATCGACCCCGCCTGCGGTTCCGGCCACATCCTGGTTGAGGCCTATGAGCTGTTCAAGGCCATCTACCTGGAGCGCGGCTATCGTCAGCGCGACGTGCCGCAGTTGATCCTCGAGAAGAACCTGTTCGGCCTCGACATCGACGAGCGCGCGGCGCAGCTCACCGGCTTTGCGCTGTTTATGAAGGGGCGGGCGGATGATCGGCGGTTGTTCGAGCGCGGGGTGAAGCTCAATGTGATGGCGCTGGTGGATAGCGCGGGCTTCAATGCGGAGGCGCTGGCGACGGGGGTGGCGCTTGCAGACTATGGGCTGAAGGCGGAGGTCCTCACCGAGTTGAAGCGGCTGTTCGAGCACGCGACGACGTTTGGGTCGTTGATTCAGGTGCCGGAGGGGCTGGCGAAGAAGCTGCCGGCGTTGAAGCAGTTGAGCGAGGCGAGTAGCCAGGATCTGTTTGTGGCGGAGGCGCTTGAGCGGTTGGTGCCGCTGGTGCATCAGGCCGAGCTGTTGGCGACGCAGTACGACGCGGTGGTGGCAAATCCGCCGTATATGGGGAGCAAGGGGATGAATTCGGAGCTACGAGTATTCGCGAAGTGCAATTACCCTGATGCAAAAAGTGACCTATTCGCCTGTTTCATCGAGCGTGGGTTCTCGTTTGCGAGACATACCGGCCATAACGCCATGATAACGATGCAGAGTTGGATGTTTTTGTCCTCGTATGAGCTGCTTCGGGAGCGATTATTGTTGCAGAGGACGATTGTTACTATGGCTCATCTTGGTGCACAAGCTTTCGGAAGCATCTCGGGCGCGATTGTTCAGACGACGTCGTGTGTGCTAAGGAATTGCGCACTTCGAGGTTATAAGCCTGCATTTTTTCGCTTGCTTGATGGTGGTGAGGAAGCGAAGAAAAACCTACTTTCTAAGGGGGAGGGGCGTTTCTCAGAAACTCCCCAAATCGAATTCAAGAAGATTTGCGGAAGTCCAATTGCATACTGGGTGGGTGACCGTGTGCGCGATGCGTTTGCAACTAATCCCTCGCTAGGCGACTTATTTCCCTCAAGAGATGGAATGACGACCGGTAACAACGAGCGGTTCTTAAGGCGTTGGCACGAGGTTCCGCTGCTCGAGATCGGACTTGGGGCAGCAACGCCGCAGGATGCAGTACGCAGTGCTCGCCGTTGGTTCCCATGTAACAAGGGCGGAACGTTCCGGCGTTGGTACGGAAATAACGAATTTCTTATTATTTGGGAGAGCGACGGAAGAGACATTAAGAAGGACAAGCTGGACCGGCTTGCGAGAGGGCTTTGTCTTCCGAGCAACTCCAAGCCAAAGAACCAAGAATTTTATTTCCGTGAGTCAGCTACTTGGACGGCGATTAGTTCAACGTCTCTTGCGGTTAGATGGTCTCCTCCGGGTTCGATTTCAGAAACGGCAGGCCCAGCTGTATATGCGGAATCGGAAACCTTGGTCGTACTAGCGTTTTTATGTACGCCAATCGCGACGTTTCTTTCGCGGATAATTAATCCGACCGTGAACTGCAAGCCCGGCAACATCGCTGCGCTTCCATGGAAGGCGACATTTCCTCTTGAGCATGTAAAGGTCTTAGCTTCGAAGATTGTTGAGTTTTCAAGGCGTGACTGGGATGCCTACGAACGCTCCTGGGACTTTGAAACCCTCCCCCTCCTGACGGCCTCCACCGACCCCATCCCCACCCTCGAATCCAGCTTTAAGGCCTGGATCATCCACAACCGCGAAACCATCGCCGAGATGAAGCGCCTCGAAGAGGAGAACAACCGCCTCTTCATCGACGCCTATGGCCTGGCGGACGAGATCACCCCCGAGGTCCCGATCGAGCAGATCACCCTCACGGTGAACCCCGCCTATCGCTACGGTGGCAATCTCACCGAAGAGGAGCAATGGACCCGCTTCCGTCAGGACAGCATGGAGGAGCTGGTCTCCTACGCCATCGGCTGCATGATGGGCCGCTATAGCCTGGACGCGCCCGGCCTGATCTACGCCCACAGCGGCAACGAAGGCTTCGACCCCACCCGCTACACCCGCTTCCCGGCCGACGCCGACGGCATTGTGCCGGTCACCGACGAACTCTGGTTTGAAGACGACGCCGCCAACCGCGTGCGCGAGTTTCTGCGCGAGGTGTGGGGTGCAGCCTCGCTGGAGCAGAACATGGCCTTCCTCGCCGACAATCTGGGCCGCAAGGGCGGCGAGCCGCCGGACGACACCATCCGCCGCTACCTCGCCGACAAGTTCTTCAAGGACCACCTGCAGACCTACAAGAAGCGCCCCATCTACTGGATGTTCTCCAGCGGCAAACAGGGCGCCTTCCAGGCCCTGGTCTACCTGCACCGCTACCACGAAGGCACGCTCGCCCGCATGCGCGCCGAGTACGTCGTGCCCCTCACCGGCAAGATCCAGTCGCGCATCGAGATGCTGGAAAAAGACGCCGCCGCCGCAAGCAGCACCGCCGCACGCAACAAGCTGAGCAAGCAGATCGAGAAGCTGCGCAAAAAACACGTCGAACTCCTCGCCTACGACGAAAAGCTGCGCCACCACGCCGACATGCGCATCAAGCTCGACCTGGATGACGGGGTGAAAGTGAACTACGGCAAGTTCGGCGATTTGCTGGCGGAGGTGAAGGCGGTGACGGGTGGGGCGAGCGATGAGTGA
- a CDS encoding DUF3644 domain-containing protein — translation MPAPRKRLLKSVKLELVKKSREAALAAVQIFNNPAITFKSEIYIVMMVIAWTYMLHAHYRGKKIEYRHYDTLANGRKKFQTTAKGAHKYWELERCLNFAQSPIDKDSANNLRFLITLRHEIEHQMTTRIDNLLSARFQACCLNYNEYIKKLFGDQHGIDKHLSFSLQFASLTEAHVEMLAEHGELPKHIESFIEGFDGNLSEEEFNSPRFAYRVLFVPKTANNKGQADQVIEFVKADSELANAVNAQYAVIKETERDKFLPAQIVKIMQDQGFPGFNLHAHTQLWKASDAKNPKHAFGAQVVKQWYWYKKWVDAVRTYCQKHSAKFQ, via the coding sequence ATGCCTGCGCCTCGCAAACGGCTGTTGAAGTCGGTCAAGCTGGAACTCGTGAAGAAGTCTAGGGAGGCGGCCTTGGCTGCCGTTCAGATTTTCAACAATCCAGCGATCACCTTCAAATCGGAAATTTACATCGTCATGATGGTCATCGCGTGGACCTACATGCTTCACGCGCATTATCGAGGCAAGAAAATCGAGTATCGCCACTACGATACTCTCGCTAACGGGCGCAAGAAGTTTCAGACGACGGCAAAAGGAGCTCATAAATACTGGGAGTTGGAGCGGTGTCTGAATTTTGCTCAGTCGCCTATTGATAAGGACAGCGCAAACAATTTGCGGTTTCTGATTACTCTTCGTCACGAGATTGAGCACCAAATGACGACCCGCATCGACAACCTACTGAGCGCACGCTTTCAGGCGTGCTGCCTCAATTACAACGAGTACATCAAGAAGCTCTTTGGCGATCAGCATGGCATCGACAAGCATCTGTCGTTCAGCCTCCAATTTGCCTCACTAACTGAAGCCCATGTCGAGATGCTTGCAGAGCACGGTGAACTGCCAAAGCATATCGAATCGTTCATCGAAGGGTTTGACGGGAACCTAAGCGAAGAGGAGTTCAACAGCCCCCGTTTTGCCTATCGCGTTCTATTCGTTCCCAAGACCGCAAACAACAAGGGGCAGGCCGATCAGGTGATCGAGTTCGTCAAGGCGGACAGTGAGTTGGCAAATGCTGTGAATGCACAGTACGCGGTGATCAAGGAAACCGAGCGAGATAAATTTCTTCCGGCTCAAATTGTGAAAATAATGCAAGACCAAGGATTCCCTGGTTTCAATCTCCATGCCCATACTCAACTATGGAAGGCGAGTGATGCAAAAAATCCTAAGCATGCTTTTGGTGCTCAAGTAGTGAAGCAGTGGTACTGGTACAAGAAATGGGTGGATGCGGTTCGGACGTATTGCCAAAAGCATTCTGCCAAGTTCCAGTAG
- a CDS encoding PDDEXK nuclease domain-containing protein yields the protein MVISPQEYGKWLVALKQRIQSAQQRATLAVNRELVLLYWNIGRDILERQQAQGWGAKVIDQLAKDLTAAFPSMKGFSRRNLLYMRSFAEAWPEPEFVQEVLAQLPWYHQVTLLDKLKTRPEREWYLAKAIEHGWSRNVMWHHISTALHQRTGNAVTNFGQRLPSPDSELAQQTLKDPYLFDFLGVSKEAHERDIEAAMTRHITKLLMELGEGFAFAGRQMNVEVDGQDFYIDLLFYNYRLHRFLVVELKAGDFKPEHAGQLNFYITLVDERIKSAEDKPTLGLLLCKQQHRVVAEYALRGMTQPIGVAEYKLQLPDDIARYLPTVEQIEAELAEDDEAGQ from the coding sequence ATGGTAATTTCACCCCAAGAGTATGGAAAATGGCTAGTTGCCCTCAAGCAGCGCATCCAGTCCGCCCAGCAACGCGCCACCCTTGCCGTCAATCGCGAGCTCGTCCTGCTTTACTGGAACATCGGCCGCGACATTCTGGAACGTCAGCAGGCTCAGGGGTGGGGCGCCAAGGTCATTGACCAGCTGGCTAAGGATCTGACGGCTGCCTTCCCCAGCATGAAGGGGTTTTCCCGTCGAAACCTGCTGTACATGCGCAGCTTCGCCGAGGCATGGCCCGAACCCGAATTTGTGCAAGAGGTGCTTGCACAATTGCCGTGGTATCACCAGGTGACCCTGCTCGACAAGCTCAAAACCCGCCCGGAGCGGGAGTGGTATCTCGCCAAGGCCATTGAGCACGGCTGGTCGCGTAACGTGATGTGGCACCACATCTCGACGGCCTTGCACCAGCGCACGGGCAACGCCGTGACCAACTTCGGGCAACGACTGCCGTCGCCCGATTCGGAACTTGCGCAGCAAACGCTCAAGGACCCCTACCTCTTCGATTTCCTGGGCGTGTCCAAGGAGGCGCACGAACGGGATATCGAAGCGGCCATGACCCGCCACATTACCAAGCTGCTGATGGAGCTGGGCGAGGGCTTTGCCTTTGCGGGGCGGCAGATGAACGTGGAGGTCGATGGGCAGGACTTCTACATCGACCTGCTGTTCTACAACTACCGCCTGCACCGTTTTCTGGTGGTCGAGCTGAAGGCGGGCGACTTCAAGCCCGAGCACGCGGGACAGCTGAATTTCTACATCACCTTGGTAGACGAGCGCATCAAGAGCGCCGAGGACAAGCCGACGCTTGGGCTCTTGCTGTGCAAGCAGCAGCACCGCGTGGTGGCCGAATACGCCCTGCGCGGCATGACGCAGCCGATTGGCGTGGCGGAGTACAAACTGCAACTGCCCGATGACATTGCGCGCTATCTGCCGACGGTGGAGCAGATCGAGGCTGAGCTGGCAGAGGACGATGAGGCTGGACAGTGA